In Pleurocapsa sp. PCC 7319, the following are encoded in one genomic region:
- a CDS encoding anhydro-N-acetylmuramic acid kinase, which produces MKIIGLMSGTSVDGIDAVLIEVSGQETDLKVELLAGETFAYPEELRAKILAVCSGKPISLDKLASLDDAIALNFAQAAQKIQSQKSPAKLIGSHGQTVYHRPPLIEGTDKNLGYSLQIGRGELIAHLTGIKTISNFRAADIAAGGEGAPMVPKVDACLLSHPTKTRAIQNIGGIGNVAYLPPNQELNWQQQIRGWDTGPGNALLDLAVARLTDGRQTYDHNGQWAAQGTPNQQLVAQWLQQDFFQQSPPKSTGRELFGQDYLNQCWQDMEQAQLNDSDRLATITELTIASIAHSYEQFLPQMPDEVLLCGGGSRNLYLRQRLQAKLTSAKITTTDRSGIDGNFKEAIAFAILAYWRVNSIAGNLPQVTGAARAMLLGDIHVP; this is translated from the coding sequence ATGAAAATTATCGGGTTGATGAGTGGAACTTCTGTTGATGGTATTGATGCCGTGTTAATAGAAGTTAGTGGTCAAGAAACAGATCTTAAAGTTGAGCTACTGGCAGGAGAAACTTTTGCTTATCCTGAAGAACTAAGGGCAAAAATACTGGCAGTGTGCAGTGGCAAGCCCATTTCCCTCGATAAGTTAGCTAGTTTAGATGATGCGATCGCTTTAAACTTTGCGCAGGCTGCCCAAAAGATCCAATCTCAGAAATCTCCAGCCAAATTAATTGGTTCTCATGGTCAAACTGTATATCATCGACCACCCTTAATAGAAGGAACTGATAAGAATTTAGGCTATAGCTTACAAATTGGTAGAGGAGAATTAATTGCTCATCTTACGGGAATCAAAACTATCAGTAACTTTCGGGCAGCAGATATCGCTGCTGGCGGAGAAGGTGCACCTATGGTACCAAAAGTAGACGCTTGTTTACTGTCTCATCCTACCAAAACTAGGGCAATTCAAAATATTGGTGGTATTGGTAACGTGGCATATTTACCACCAAACCAAGAATTAAATTGGCAGCAACAAATCCGTGGCTGGGATACAGGACCAGGAAATGCCTTATTGGATTTAGCAGTTGCTCGCTTAACAGATGGTAGGCAAACTTATGATCATAATGGTCAATGGGCAGCCCAGGGAACTCCTAATCAGCAATTAGTTGCTCAGTGGTTACAGCAGGATTTTTTTCAGCAGTCTCCACCGAAATCTACGGGACGAGAATTATTTGGTCAAGATTACCTAAATCAGTGTTGGCAAGATATGGAGCAAGCACAGCTTAATGATAGCGATCGCCTTGCTACCATTACAGAACTTACAATAGCCTCGATTGCCCATAGCTATGAGCAGTTTTTACCCCAGATGCCCGACGAAGTTTTACTGTGTGGTGGTGGTAGTAGAAATTTATATTTGAGACAACGCCTACAAGCTAAGTTAACATCGGCAAAGATTACTACTACCGATCGATCGGGAATTGATGGCAATTTCAAAGAGGCGATCGCTTTTGCTATATTGGCGTACTGGCGGGTTAATTCTATTGCTGGTAACTTACCTCAAGTTACAGGAGCAGCCAGAGCAATGCTACTAGGAGATATTCACGTACCGTAG
- a CDS encoding FKBP-type peptidyl-prolyl cis-trans isomerase — MSVIIKVRIAIKVNDDGFLKHRTRIDREYLVPGIFYAVQGMKVKGYRKIIISPHLGYGEKGILGVIPKNAKLIAEIKVLQEAD, encoded by the coding sequence ATGAGTGTCATAATAAAAGTTCGTATTGCTATAAAGGTTAATGATGATGGCTTTTTAAAACATCGGACACGGATAGATCGGGAATATTTAGTTCCAGGAATTTTTTATGCAGTTCAAGGGATGAAAGTAAAGGGCTATCGAAAAATAATTATTAGCCCCCATTTAGGTTATGGAGAAAAGGGAATTCTTGGCGTTATCCCTAAAAATGCCAAATTAATAGCTGAGATCAAAGTTTTACAGGAAGCAGATTGA
- a CDS encoding class I SAM-dependent methyltransferase, translating into MEKLQELLKNPPLIHEEAPGKLTSWQLSDEVLYFINNNINEDSITLETGTGISTILFAIKSSHHTCICPSEKQVDRIKSYCQRHQINTDKIDFKIDFSEKVLPSLNINKMDLVLIDGSHAFPIPFIDWYYTYQKLKVGGKIIIDDTQLWTGLVLKQFLNLEPEWKLNKNSPPRSAIFTKIQKYAQAKWYAQQPYIVKNSYFLIFKAKVQNFLRLLYVGDFHKLGKLIGNQLNQLKIRQNKI; encoded by the coding sequence ATGGAAAAATTACAAGAATTATTGAAAAATCCTCCTTTGATACATGAAGAAGCTCCAGGTAAACTGACTTCATGGCAGTTATCTGATGAAGTCCTTTATTTTATTAATAATAATATTAATGAAGATTCCATAACTTTAGAAACAGGTACTGGAATTAGCACAATACTTTTTGCTATAAAATCTTCTCATCATACTTGCATTTGTCCTAGTGAAAAACAGGTTGACAGAATCAAGAGTTACTGTCAAAGACATCAAATAAATACTGATAAAATAGATTTTAAAATAGATTTTTCGGAAAAGGTTTTGCCATCTTTAAATATTAACAAAATGGATTTAGTTTTAATTGATGGTTCTCATGCATTTCCTATACCGTTTATTGATTGGTACTATACATATCAAAAGTTAAAAGTAGGAGGAAAAATCATCATCGATGATACTCAGCTATGGACTGGTTTAGTTTTAAAACAGTTTTTGAATTTAGAACCAGAATGGAAATTAAACAAAAATTCTCCGCCCAGATCGGCAATTTTTACTAAAATTCAAAAGTATGCCCAAGCAAAATGGTATGCTCAACAACCTTACATTGTCAAAAATAGCTATTTTTTGATTTTCAAGGCTAAAGTCCAAAACTTTTTACGACTTTTGTATGTCGGAGACTTTCATAAGTTGGGTAAACTCATCGGCAATCAACTCAACCAACTTAAAATAAGGCAAAATAAGATTTAG